In a single window of the Bactrocera dorsalis isolate Fly_Bdor chromosome 2, ASM2337382v1, whole genome shotgun sequence genome:
- the LOC105231859 gene encoding chymotrypsin-1, with translation MHLRQIISLFLLYVVSTTSAKRLIKPSERLLARQNANASAQQEGRVVGGTNADPGFASYQISIQGQYNGHWCGGSIIDKQWIITAAHCIDGYNPPYLRIITGTVEWDQPRAIYYADEFYTHCNYDNPEFANDIGLIHLNDSIVFDQYTQAIPLASKPLEDNAEAILTGWGDMAFGGPETKILQKLTLRHMSHKRCAEVYADEGILDVGHICTFTKEGEGTCNGDSGGPLISGGELVGLVNWGQPCAVGYPDAYASVYFYRDWIRRVMSGTCKTCHCEASNYPTFGSKK, from the coding sequence ATGCATTTGCGGCAAATAATTTCGTTATTTCTCCTTTACGTTGTCAGCACAACGTCGGCTAAGCGCTTGATCAAGCCTAGTGAGCGGCTGTTAGCACGTCAGAATGCAAATGCTAGCGCTCAGCAGGAAGGACGTGTCGTTGGCGGCACAAATGCCGATCCAGGGTTCGCTTCATATCAAATATCCATACAAGGCCAATATAACGGTCATTGGTGTGGTGGCAGCATTATCGACAAACAATGGATAATAACGGCGGCACATTGCATCGATGGCTACAATCCACCTTATCTGCGCATCATAACCGGTACTGTGGAGTGGGATCAACCGCGCGCTATCTATTACGCCGACGAGTTTTATACGCACTGCAACTACGATAATCCGGAGTTTGCCAATGATATTGGACTCATACATTTGAATGATTCCATCGTGTTCGATCAGTATACGCAAGCGATACCATTGGCGTCGAAGCCATTAGAGGACAACGCTGAAGCTATACTCACCGGTTGGGGTGACATGGCCTTCGGTGGTCCGGAAACGAAAATATTGCAGAAACTTACATTACGTCACATGAGTCACAAGCGTTGTGCGGAAGTATATGCGGATGAGGGGATACTCGATGTGGGTCACATCTGCACATTCACCAAAGAAGGTGAGGGTACCTGTAACGGTGACTCTGGTGGCCCTTTGATTAGTGGCGGTGAACTGGTCGGCCTCGTTAATTGGGGCCAGCCGTGTGCTGTGGGCTATCCAGATGCATATGCAAGTGTTTACTTTTATCGTGATTGGATACGTCGCGTCATGTCGGGCACATGCAAGACATGCCATTGTGAAGCTAGTAATTATCCTACATTTggaagtaaaaagtaa